A portion of the Bacteroidales bacterium genome contains these proteins:
- a CDS encoding tetratricopeptide repeat protein — MNLSRIIISISFIAVTCIYNNAEAKFDFNKNCINAYTNVINLNFQEGKRLLNIEKTINPQNDIPLLIENYIDFLTLLIGENNNEFKVLKKNKELRLDKLDKGDKSSPYYLYSKAQINLQWSFARMKYDEFVTSAMEIRKAYILTEDNAKKFPNFIPNKMMHGLLHVLIGSIPDKFKWMINLAGFSGSIKQGTNEMEYILKATEGNSQFSYIHSEVVFLLSFMSMNIINENEENTKTIYDIVKTDKNTGPLISFGKASLAMRKGLNDDAIRILTNRIDNPNAYPFNFLEFMLGSAYLNKLNIEAIQHFENFVTKFKGKNFIKAAYQRIAWCYLLNNNTAKYNEYIKKVKLYGYTEIDEDKNAQKEAESGNIPNVYLLKGRLLFDGGYYKKSLDALTEKKPNEVYKAKKDMIEFTYRLGRIYHKLDNNEKAINYYKLTLTIGSYSPYYFAANSALQLGLIYEKQKDNKTAKIYFEKCLSLNNYEYKYSIEQKAKAGLDRIKNN; from the coding sequence TTGAATCTTTCCAGAATTATAATTTCAATATCGTTTATTGCAGTTACTTGCATTTATAACAATGCAGAAGCAAAATTCGATTTCAATAAAAACTGTATAAATGCATACACAAATGTAATAAACTTGAATTTTCAGGAAGGCAAACGACTTCTTAATATTGAAAAAACAATAAATCCGCAAAATGACATTCCTCTCTTAATTGAAAATTATATTGATTTCCTTACATTACTTATTGGAGAAAACAACAATGAGTTTAAAGTTCTGAAAAAGAATAAAGAATTGCGGCTTGATAAACTTGACAAAGGCGATAAGTCATCACCATATTATTTATATTCAAAAGCACAGATAAACCTTCAATGGTCATTTGCAAGAATGAAATATGATGAATTTGTAACAAGTGCAATGGAAATCAGAAAAGCATACATTTTAACGGAAGATAATGCGAAAAAATTTCCTAATTTTATTCCTAACAAGATGATGCATGGATTATTGCATGTTCTTATTGGTTCAATACCCGATAAATTCAAATGGATGATAAATCTTGCAGGGTTCAGCGGTTCAATAAAACAAGGCACAAATGAAATGGAATATATTCTGAAAGCAACTGAAGGAAATTCACAATTTTCATACATACATAGCGAAGTTGTGTTTCTGCTTTCATTTATGAGCATGAACATTATTAATGAAAATGAAGAAAATACAAAAACGATTTATGACATCGTGAAAACAGATAAAAACACAGGACCATTAATTAGCTTTGGAAAAGCCAGTTTAGCGATGCGAAAAGGACTAAATGATGATGCAATTAGAATACTTACCAACCGTATTGATAATCCTAATGCCTACCCTTTTAATTTCCTTGAATTTATGCTTGGCAGTGCCTATCTGAATAAACTGAATATAGAAGCTATTCAGCATTTCGAAAATTTCGTAACAAAATTCAAGGGAAAAAATTTCATCAAAGCAGCATACCAAAGAATTGCATGGTGTTATCTATTAAATAATAATACCGCTAAATACAACGAGTATATTAAAAAAGTTAAATTATACGGATATACTGAAATTGATGAAGATAAGAATGCACAGAAAGAAGCCGAAAGCGGAAATATTCCCAACGTTTATCTTTTAAAAGGAAGATTATTGTTTGACGGTGGCTATTACAAAAAATCGCTCGATGCACTTACCGAAAAAAAACCTAATGAAGTTTACAAAGCAAAAAAAGATATGATAGAGTTTACATATCGGCTTGGAAGAATTTATCATAAACTTGATAATAATGAAAAAGCAATAAACTATTATAAATTAACTTTAACTATCGGTTCATACTCGCCTTATTATTTTGCTGCCAACTCCGCTCTACAACTAGGCTTGATTTATGAAAAACAAAAAGACAATAAAACTGCAAAAATATATTTCGAAAAATGTTTGTCATTAAACAATTATGAATACAAATACAGCATAGAGCAAAAAGCAAAAGCAGGGCTTGATAGAATAAAGAATAATTAA
- a CDS encoding C4-type zinc ribbon domain-containing protein codes for MKKKTTEVKVIKSSSKAEEKVDTSIEGKLKALYKLQQIDSKVDKIRMVRGELPLEVQDLEDELEGLETRVKNYTDEADALLASITEKKNFISDCKTLIKKYETQLKNVRNNREYDSLTKEIEYQNLEIQLAEKRIKENKANIEAKNEIIEKSNKIIHERKSDLKVKKAELDDIVTETEKEEQVLLSESKANEKIIEEMLLNAYKRIRKNARNGLAVVTVERDACGGCFNKIPPQRQLEIRQRKKIIVCEYCGRVLVDPIIASTVKA; via the coding sequence ATGAAGAAAAAAACTACAGAAGTAAAAGTAATTAAAAGTTCTTCAAAAGCTGAAGAAAAAGTTGATACATCAATAGAAGGCAAGCTCAAAGCATTATACAAATTGCAGCAAATTGATTCAAAAGTTGACAAAATAAGGATGGTAAGAGGTGAATTACCTTTGGAAGTTCAGGACTTGGAAGACGAGCTCGAGGGACTTGAAACAAGAGTAAAAAATTATACCGATGAAGCAGATGCCTTGCTTGCATCCATCACAGAAAAGAAGAATTTTATTTCTGACTGTAAGACATTGATAAAAAAATACGAAACTCAATTGAAAAATGTCAGAAATAATCGAGAGTACGATTCTCTAACTAAAGAAATAGAATATCAGAATCTGGAAATTCAACTTGCCGAAAAGCGTATAAAAGAAAATAAAGCCAATATTGAAGCTAAGAATGAAATAATTGAGAAATCAAATAAAATCATTCATGAACGCAAATCGGACTTAAAAGTAAAAAAAGCCGAACTTGATGACATTGTTACTGAAACCGAAAAAGAAGAGCAAGTACTTTTGTCGGAATCAAAAGCAAATGAAAAAATAATTGAAGAAATGCTGCTCAATGCATATAAAAGGATAAGGAAAAACGCCAGAAACGGCTTAGCTGTTGTAACGGTTGAAAGAGACGCTTGCGGCGGATGCTTCAATAAAATTCCACCTCAGCGACAACTTGAAATAAGACAAAGAAAAAAAATTATTGTTTGTGAATATTGCGGTAGAGTTCTTGTTGACCCAATTATTGCAAGTACTGTGAAAGCTTAA
- a CDS encoding Nif3-like dinuclear metal center hexameric protein codes for MKISEITKCLEEFAPLSYQESYDNSGLIIGNSDIDVSKVLLSLDCTEEIVDEAIKANANLIISHHPLIFTGIKKLTGKSNSERAIIKAIRNNIAIYAFHTNLDNVEKGVNHKICEKLGLKNPKILSSQKKLLRKLVTFCPSEKIEDVRKAIFEAGAGVIGNYDECSYNIEGTGTFRAGEGTNPFVGKKGKRHYEKEIRIEVIYPIYKEGKILNALIKSHPYEEVAYDIYPLENEFKSVGSGMLAELEVSQNETVFLKKIKSVMKCEVIKHTKLLNRKIKKVAVCGGSGSFLLNEAIRANAHIFITSDFKYHQFFGAESKIVIADIGHHESEEFTKELIFEIINKKFPKFAILFSKVNTNPVIYF; via the coding sequence ATAAAAATTTCCGAAATCACAAAATGCCTTGAAGAATTTGCTCCGTTGAGTTATCAGGAAAGTTATGATAATTCGGGATTAATTATAGGAAATTCTGATATAGATGTTTCAAAAGTACTGCTCTCACTTGATTGTACGGAAGAAATAGTTGATGAAGCTATAAAAGCAAATGCAAATCTTATAATTTCACATCACCCGTTAATTTTTACGGGAATAAAAAAATTAACAGGAAAAAGCAATTCTGAAAGAGCTATTATTAAAGCCATTCGTAATAACATTGCAATTTATGCATTTCATACAAACCTTGATAATGTTGAAAAAGGAGTTAATCATAAAATATGTGAAAAACTCGGATTAAAAAATCCGAAAATTCTTTCTTCACAAAAAAAATTATTAAGAAAGCTTGTAACCTTTTGTCCTTCCGAAAAAATCGAAGACGTTAGAAAAGCAATATTTGAAGCCGGTGCAGGAGTTATTGGTAATTATGATGAATGCAGTTACAATATCGAAGGAACGGGAACATTCAGAGCAGGTGAAGGAACAAATCCATTCGTTGGTAAAAAAGGTAAAAGACATTACGAAAAAGAAATACGAATTGAAGTGATTTATCCGATTTATAAGGAAGGTAAAATTTTAAATGCACTTATCAAATCACACCCTTATGAGGAAGTTGCTTATGATATCTATCCGCTGGAAAATGAGTTCAAATCTGTTGGCAGTGGAATGCTTGCAGAACTTGAAGTTTCGCAAAATGAAACTGTTTTCCTAAAAAAAATAAAATCGGTAATGAAATGTGAAGTCATAAAACACACAAAGCTTCTTAACAGAAAAATAAAAAAAGTTGCGGTATGCGGTGGCTCAGGAAGTTTTCTTTTAAATGAAGCAATCAGAGCAAACGCTCATATATTCATTACTTCCGATTTCAAATACCATCAGTTCTTTGGCGCTGAAAGCAAAATTGTTATCGCTGATATCGGACACCATGAAAGTGAAGAGTTTACAAAAGAATTAATTTTTGAAATTATTAATAAAAAATTTCCTAAATTTGCCATTCTATTTTCAAAAGTTAATACAAACCCGGTTATATATTTTTAA
- a CDS encoding HEPN domain-containing protein yields MKNDYSEWISKAEEDLTTCRALMDIEYPPFSVICYHAQQMAEKYIKAYLTFKEIEFKKTHDIILLLDEYCISDDDEFNNIRDDAFILSDYSINTRYPGDYFPLNRNDADEAIDASCKIKNFIISKII; encoded by the coding sequence ATGAAAAATGATTATTCAGAATGGATTTCCAAAGCCGAAGAAGACCTTACTACATGCAGAGCATTGATGGATATTGAATATCCACCATTTTCCGTAATTTGTTATCATGCTCAACAAATGGCAGAAAAATATATTAAAGCATATCTTACGTTCAAGGAAATTGAATTCAAAAAAACACATGACATTATATTACTTCTGGATGAATATTGCATTTCTGATGATGATGAATTCAACAATATAAGAGATGATGCTTTTATTTTAAGTGATTATTCTATAAATACCAGATACCCGGGAGATTATTTTCCTCTAAACCGCAATGATGCTGACGAAGCAATTGATGCCTCCTGTAAAATAAAAAATTTTATTATCTCCAAAATCATTTAA
- a CDS encoding nucleotidyltransferase domain-containing protein, whose translation MTIQEQINFTIQTIISGYAPEKIILFGSFATNNANENSDLDLLIIKKTSEPFYHRLRQVRKLFNKQLLPLDLFVYSPDEFEENKNKINHIANIALKKGVIAYEK comes from the coding sequence ATGACTATTCAGGAACAAATAAATTTTACAATCCAAACTATAATTTCCGGATATGCCCCCGAAAAAATAATCCTATTCGGTTCTTTTGCAACAAACAATGCAAATGAAAACAGCGATTTGGACTTACTTATTATAAAAAAAACCAGCGAACCTTTTTACCATCGTTTAAGACAAGTAAGAAAACTTTTCAATAAACAATTGCTTCCTTTGGACTTGTTCGTATATTCTCCTGATGAATTTGAAGAGAATAAAAATAAAATAAATCATATAGCTAATATAGCTCTAAAAAAAGGGGTGATAGCTTATGAAAAATGA